One window of Botrimarina mediterranea genomic DNA carries:
- a CDS encoding glycine zipper domain-containing protein has product MRVFGTRVFLLAAAASLAAGDAAAQYTYAPSQDYYRNDTAQGTVVGGGLGAITGALIGGGKGKGGEGALIGAGIGAITGNLLGRSKDATDERVAQNGYATAHSANIQAAAQAVTNYDLAQMTQSGLSEAVIAGAIQQRGARLDLSPQGLIQLKQAGVSDAVLIAAQRASAGPTSSYMAPAAPALAPPPAVVIDRRPVFYYEPPPPRLYFSFGGHPHHHHGHCW; this is encoded by the coding sequence ATGCGAGTCTTTGGTACCCGCGTCTTCCTGCTGGCGGCCGCCGCGTCGCTGGCCGCCGGGGACGCCGCCGCTCAGTACACCTACGCCCCGTCGCAGGACTATTACCGCAACGACACGGCCCAAGGGACGGTCGTCGGCGGCGGCCTGGGGGCAATCACCGGCGCCTTAATCGGCGGCGGCAAGGGCAAAGGTGGCGAGGGCGCCCTGATCGGCGCCGGCATCGGCGCGATCACCGGCAACCTGCTGGGCCGCTCGAAAGACGCCACCGACGAACGGGTCGCGCAGAATGGTTACGCCACCGCCCACAGCGCCAATATCCAGGCGGCTGCCCAAGCGGTCACCAACTACGACCTCGCGCAGATGACGCAGTCGGGGCTTAGCGAGGCGGTCATCGCCGGCGCCATCCAGCAGCGTGGCGCCCGGCTCGACCTGAGCCCCCAGGGCCTCATCCAGCTCAAGCAAGCCGGCGTTAGCGACGCGGTGCTGATCGCCGCTCAACGTGCGTCAGCGGGCCCAACGTCAAGCTACATGGCGCCCGCAGCCCCTGCTTTAGCCCCGCCACCGGCGGTGGTGATCGACCGCCGCCCGGTGTTCTACTACGAGCCGCCACCGCCACGGCTGTACTTCAGTTTCGGTGGGCATCCGCACCATCACCACGGCCACTGCTGGTGA
- a CDS encoding lysophospholipid acyltransferase family protein, with product MKRKIKLKGMNGAAGHAFTYFMRAWMSTLRYECVYADPSLDPVRGIHRPRLYLVWHEYLLAPLYLRPYTDLSILVSQHIDADVLEAIAAASGFGCVRGSTGRGGVAALRQLSERGKQQHLVITPDGPRGPRREVAAGPVYLASRLGLPIVFIAVAYDRCWRTKSWDCFAVPRPFTTARALLSAEHHVAPDLDRNAIESRRLEIQTEFNRLTDEAEAWAATQRTRPDAVPVRRERSLPKMKEVPQPRRLAA from the coding sequence ATGAAGCGTAAGATCAAGCTCAAAGGCATGAACGGCGCCGCGGGGCACGCGTTCACCTACTTTATGCGGGCGTGGATGAGCACGCTCCGCTACGAGTGCGTCTACGCCGACCCGTCACTCGACCCGGTCCGCGGCATCCACCGGCCGCGGCTGTATCTGGTCTGGCACGAGTACCTGCTGGCGCCGCTGTACCTGCGCCCCTACACGGACCTCTCGATCCTCGTCAGCCAGCACATCGACGCGGACGTGCTGGAAGCGATCGCCGCCGCGTCGGGCTTCGGCTGCGTCCGCGGCTCGACGGGCCGGGGCGGCGTCGCCGCTCTCCGCCAGCTATCCGAGCGTGGCAAGCAACAGCACCTCGTGATCACGCCCGACGGCCCGCGCGGCCCGCGCCGCGAAGTCGCAGCGGGTCCCGTTTACTTGGCGTCACGCCTTGGCCTGCCAATTGTCTTCATCGCCGTCGCGTACGACCGCTGCTGGCGCACCAAAAGCTGGGACTGCTTCGCGGTGCCGCGGCCGTTCACGACGGCCCGTGCCCTGCTCAGCGCCGAGCACCACGTCGCGCCCGACCTCGACCGCAATGCGATCGAGTCCCGCCGGCTTGAGATCCAAACGGAGTTCAACCGTCTCACCGACGAAGCCGAAGCCTGGGCCGCAACGCAGCGCACACGCCCCGACGCCGTCCCCGTACGCCGCGAACGCTCGCTGCCCAAGATGAAAGAGGTTCCGCAGCCTCGACGGCTTGCCGCTTAG
- a CDS encoding NAD(+)/NADH kinase encodes MPEAPNAILMYDGSRPELAKRAASLRTVIEEALPVVAVENDLEAPFDAQGAEIAIAMGGDGTMLRTARRMGSEQIPVLGVNLGKLGFLAGTNPDELEKTLVEVAARRYRLVDHLMIDCSLVRGGEVVETRLGLNEAVILAGEPFGMIEVDLRIDGALAATYGSDGMLISTPVGSTAHNLAIGGPILRKDIQAIVISAINPHTLTVRPVVDSADRTYELTVPNPNPGTSLLVDGQLIAKIEAGDTVRVERSPAVFQLIEIEGQAYYHTLREKLGWGRRPREGK; translated from the coding sequence ATGCCCGAAGCCCCTAATGCGATTCTGATGTACGATGGCTCGCGGCCTGAATTGGCCAAGCGGGCGGCGTCGCTACGCACCGTGATCGAAGAGGCCCTGCCGGTCGTTGCCGTGGAGAACGACCTGGAAGCGCCCTTCGACGCCCAGGGCGCCGAGATCGCCATTGCGATGGGGGGCGATGGCACGATGCTCCGCACGGCTCGAAGGATGGGGAGCGAGCAGATCCCGGTGCTGGGCGTGAACCTCGGCAAGCTCGGCTTCTTGGCCGGCACCAATCCGGATGAGCTCGAGAAGACGCTCGTCGAAGTCGCGGCCCGGCGGTACCGGCTCGTCGATCACTTGATGATCGATTGCTCGCTTGTCCGTGGCGGCGAAGTTGTCGAAACGCGGTTGGGGCTCAACGAGGCGGTGATCCTCGCCGGCGAACCTTTCGGTATGATCGAGGTCGATCTGCGGATCGATGGCGCGCTGGCCGCCACTTACGGCAGCGACGGCATGCTGATCTCGACTCCCGTCGGCTCGACCGCGCACAACCTGGCGATCGGCGGTCCGATCCTCCGCAAGGACATCCAGGCGATCGTCATCTCGGCGATCAACCCGCACACGCTGACGGTGCGGCCCGTCGTGGACTCGGCCGACCGGACCTACGAGTTGACGGTTCCCAATCCCAATCCTGGCACGTCCTTGTTGGTGGACGGGCAGCTAATCGCCAAGATCGAAGCGGGCGACACGGTACGCGTCGAGCGCTCGCCGGCGGTCTTTCAGCTCATCGAGATCGAAGGGCAGGCGTATTACCACACGCTGCGTGAGAAACTCGGCTGGGGCCGCCGGCCGCGCGAAGGCAAATAG
- the dxs gene encoding 1-deoxy-D-xylulose-5-phosphate synthase produces MPPLLPKIASPRDLDGMSATQLEQVASEIRDTLCNLVEARSAHFASNLGVVELCLALHTTFDFLHDRLIWDTGHQIYPHKLITGRYDEFPSIRTKGGLMGYPNPEESDYDLFVTGHAGASVSTAHGLASGDLALRPHENRWSVAVIGDGAFPSGVVYEALNNLNRDGKRLLIVLNDNKMSICPRVGGVADYFDRLRMNPMYTGLKEEVARVLSKVPLLGDPTERMLAQIKEAAKAGLHGGMFFEELGVRYIGPIDGHNIKLLRKYLRMVKAGDGPVLLHVVTEKGHGFRPAAEDPVTFHAPPVFQRDTSDRDRVVSIKKSDGRSYTHVASDAIHAAMAKNDRVTVLTAAMCQGNKLERLRDDYPDRFFDTGICEAHTVAFAAGQAKVGVRPVVDIYSTFLQRSFDHIFQEVALQNLPVTFTLDRGGLSGPDGATHHGVFDMAYLRVFPNMVVMAPGDAGDLSPMLDFAIKHDSPCAIRYPKAAAIEIAGDRAPVELGKAEVLREGPDGAIVCGGALLVDCLAAADKLQSEQGIDLTVVNARFIKPLDTKTILPIIDRSPFVVTVEEAQLAGGFGSAVLEACSDAGVSTAHLRRLGIPDVYVEHGDREELLADLGLDSAGILKTCQELAGARAANLAG; encoded by the coding sequence ATGCCCCCGCTCCTGCCGAAGATTGCCTCGCCGCGCGACCTTGATGGGATGTCGGCTACGCAGTTAGAGCAGGTGGCGTCGGAGATCCGGGATACGCTCTGCAACCTTGTTGAGGCGCGCAGCGCGCACTTCGCCTCGAACTTGGGCGTTGTCGAGCTGTGCCTCGCGCTGCACACGACATTCGACTTCTTGCACGACCGGCTGATCTGGGACACGGGGCATCAGATCTATCCGCACAAGCTGATCACGGGCCGTTACGACGAGTTCCCGTCGATCCGCACCAAGGGGGGCCTGATGGGCTACCCCAACCCCGAAGAGAGCGACTACGACCTCTTCGTCACCGGCCATGCGGGGGCGAGTGTCTCGACGGCTCACGGTTTGGCAAGCGGCGACCTCGCGCTGCGGCCGCACGAGAATCGTTGGAGCGTCGCGGTGATCGGCGACGGGGCGTTCCCTTCGGGAGTCGTCTACGAAGCGCTCAACAATCTCAATCGCGACGGCAAACGACTGCTGATCGTGCTGAACGACAACAAGATGTCGATCTGCCCGCGCGTCGGTGGCGTGGCGGATTACTTCGATCGGTTGCGGATGAATCCGATGTACACGGGCCTCAAGGAAGAGGTCGCGCGTGTGTTGTCGAAGGTGCCGCTCTTAGGCGATCCGACCGAGCGGATGCTCGCGCAGATCAAAGAAGCGGCGAAGGCCGGCCTGCACGGCGGCATGTTTTTTGAAGAGCTCGGTGTCCGCTACATCGGCCCGATCGACGGCCACAACATTAAACTGCTTCGTAAGTACCTGCGGATGGTGAAGGCGGGCGACGGCCCGGTGCTGTTGCACGTCGTCACCGAGAAGGGCCACGGCTTCCGCCCCGCTGCCGAGGACCCGGTGACGTTCCACGCGCCGCCCGTGTTCCAGCGTGACACTTCCGACCGCGACCGCGTCGTCTCGATCAAGAAATCGGACGGCCGCAGCTACACGCACGTCGCCAGCGATGCGATCCACGCCGCGATGGCGAAGAACGACCGCGTCACGGTCCTTACGGCTGCCATGTGCCAGGGGAACAAGCTCGAACGGCTGCGCGATGATTACCCCGATCGCTTTTTCGACACGGGCATCTGCGAGGCGCACACGGTCGCGTTTGCGGCCGGGCAGGCGAAGGTTGGCGTGCGCCCAGTCGTGGACATCTATAGCACGTTCTTGCAGCGGTCGTTCGATCACATCTTCCAAGAGGTGGCGCTCCAGAACCTACCGGTGACGTTCACGCTCGACCGCGGCGGCCTCTCTGGCCCCGACGGGGCGACGCACCACGGCGTGTTCGACATGGCTTACCTGCGCGTGTTCCCGAACATGGTCGTCATGGCGCCCGGCGACGCCGGCGATCTGTCGCCGATGCTCGACTTTGCCATCAAGCACGATAGTCCCTGCGCGATCCGTTACCCAAAGGCGGCGGCGATTGAGATTGCCGGTGACCGCGCGCCGGTCGAACTCGGCAAGGCCGAAGTGTTGCGCGAAGGCCCCGACGGCGCGATCGTCTGCGGCGGCGCTCTGCTCGTCGATTGCCTCGCCGCGGCGGACAAGCTGCAGAGCGAGCAGGGGATCGACCTTACGGTCGTCAACGCCCGTTTCATCAAGCCGCTCGATACGAAGACCATTCTGCCAATCATCGATCGCAGCCCCTTCGTTGTAACGGTCGAAGAAGCGCAGCTCGCTGGCGGCTTCGGCAGCGCGGTGCTCGAAGCCTGCTCCGACGCCGGCGTCTCGACGGCCCACCTCAGGCGCCTTGGGATCCCCGACGTGTACGTCGAGCACGGCGACCGCGAAGAGCTGCTGGCCGACCTGGGTCTCGACTCGGCGGGAATCTTGAAGACGTGCCAAGAACTTGCCGGCGCCCGCGCGGCGAACCTAGCGGGGTAG
- the xseA gene encoding exodeoxyribonuclease VII large subunit, with amino-acid sequence MSRAAIVSEPLTVAALTAQLKDTLESAFPSVWVAGEVSNFSRPSSGHCYFTLKDNTAQIRAVMWKGAASRLRFDLGDGLDLVCHGSIDLYAPRGSYQLVIKEAQPRGVGALELQLQRLREKLAAEGLFDRANKRPLPAFPRRIAFVTSPTGAAIRDFLQVLSRRWRGVDVLVIPARVQGEGAAAEIVAGIRAANRLRPMLDVLVVGRGGGSLEDLWCFNEEPVVRAIAASKVPVISAVGHEIDVTLADLAADVRALTPSEAAERVAPSADEISDRLRSLSGRLHGGMRRRVLMSRDRVERAGRSRPFARPHAMLQDAMRQLDELDAAAVRSIRRRIERGGARMATIAGKLESLSPLGVLERGYSLTTDARGKLVRAMDDVSIGDRLTTRLLRGEVISMVESVNDTAN; translated from the coding sequence GTGTCGCGAGCTGCCATCGTTTCCGAACCGCTCACCGTCGCCGCGCTTACGGCGCAGCTCAAGGACACGCTCGAATCGGCTTTCCCCAGCGTGTGGGTCGCCGGCGAGGTGTCGAACTTCTCGCGTCCCTCGTCGGGCCACTGCTACTTCACGCTGAAGGATAACACGGCCCAAATCCGCGCCGTGATGTGGAAGGGCGCCGCGTCGCGGCTGCGGTTCGACCTCGGCGACGGGCTCGATCTGGTCTGTCACGGATCGATCGACCTCTACGCCCCGCGCGGCAGCTACCAACTCGTCATCAAAGAGGCCCAACCCCGTGGCGTCGGCGCGCTGGAGCTGCAACTCCAGAGGCTGCGCGAAAAGCTCGCCGCCGAAGGGCTCTTCGATCGCGCCAACAAGCGACCGCTGCCGGCGTTCCCACGGCGGATCGCCTTCGTCACCAGCCCCACCGGCGCCGCGATCCGCGACTTCTTGCAGGTGCTCAGCCGCCGCTGGCGCGGGGTGGACGTGCTCGTGATCCCCGCGCGGGTGCAGGGCGAGGGCGCGGCCGCCGAGATCGTCGCCGGCATCCGCGCCGCCAATCGCCTCCGCCCGATGCTCGACGTGCTTGTCGTCGGTCGCGGCGGCGGCAGCCTCGAAGACCTCTGGTGCTTCAACGAAGAGCCCGTCGTCCGCGCGATCGCCGCCTCGAAGGTCCCGGTGATCTCGGCCGTAGGCCACGAGATTGACGTCACGCTCGCCGACCTCGCCGCCGACGTCCGCGCGCTGACGCCCAGCGAAGCCGCCGAACGCGTCGCCCCCTCCGCTGATGAGATTAGCGACCGACTCCGCTCACTCAGCGGCAGGCTTCACGGCGGCATGCGGCGCCGGGTGCTCATGTCGCGCGACCGCGTCGAACGCGCGGGCCGCAGCCGGCCCTTCGCAAGACCGCACGCCATGCTGCAAGACGCGATGCGCCAGCTGGACGAACTCGACGCCGCCGCGGTCCGTTCGATCCGGCGGCGGATCGAACGCGGCGGCGCACGGATGGCGACGATCGCCGGCAAGCTCGAATCGCTCAGCCCGCTCGGCGTCCTCGAACGTGGCTACTCGCTGACGACCGATGCGCGCGGTAAACTCGTGCGCGCGATGGATGACGTGTCGATCGGCGATCGCTTGACGACACGCCTCTTACGCGGCGAGGTCATCAGCATGGTCGAGAGCGTCAATGACACCGCGAATTAG
- a CDS encoding CPBP family glutamic-type intramembrane protease, translated as MTNEARPATRLTALGFGETWRNRGTLAGLGIVYAVTATLIYLSAELGKWSPSFSPVGQSLALAVGFFFLPSLAEELFWRWLLIPPSCFDGKAGRTIGWVLATAAVFTAAHPVAGTFFVPHAREIFTNPAFLLIVYLLGVTCGASYVIARSIWPPVVVHWLTVLAWKFLLGGPFVLLGR; from the coding sequence ATGACGAACGAAGCGCGTCCCGCCACTCGTCTCACCGCGCTTGGCTTTGGTGAGACGTGGCGGAACCGTGGGACGCTCGCAGGTCTTGGGATCGTTTACGCCGTTACGGCAACGCTGATCTACTTGTCGGCAGAGCTTGGTAAATGGTCGCCGAGCTTCAGCCCCGTCGGACAGTCACTGGCGCTGGCAGTGGGATTCTTCTTCCTCCCGTCGCTCGCCGAAGAACTCTTTTGGCGCTGGCTGCTTATCCCGCCGAGTTGCTTTGACGGGAAAGCCGGACGAACAATCGGCTGGGTTCTCGCAACGGCGGCTGTCTTCACCGCAGCTCACCCGGTGGCGGGAACATTCTTCGTGCCGCATGCCCGCGAAATCTTTACGAACCCCGCGTTCCTGTTGATCGTCTACTTGCTCGGAGTTACCTGCGGAGCATCGTATGTCATCGCCCGTTCCATCTGGCCGCCAGTCGTTGTCCACTGGCTAACGGTCCTCGCCTGGAAGTTCCTCCTCGGCGGTCCCTTCGTCCTGCTAGGCCGCTGA
- the pyk gene encoding pyruvate kinase produces MTTENVESPSLVAAEATASLAEAVRTPLNTPVPMPNPADLRSNARTKIVATVGPACSDPEMLKKLAIAGVDVFRLNMAHGDIERQQQNVDTIRQISEELNHPLAILVDLAGPKFRLGEVAGDPLFCEHGREFFFVAGDQPGAENEFTCSYKPLVKELAVGNHVMLADGTVCMEVVEKTPGRARVRVIQQGTIRSRQGINLPDVKLSAPAISMTDHQHAEWAAKAGVDFVSLSFVRKPDEVHALRDILQSNGSEALVIAKIEKREALDRLDQIVAAADGIMVARGDLGVEIDVAEMPVEQKRIINTCHRHEKPVIIATQMLDSMHENLRPKRSEVTDVANAILDGGDACMLSGETAIGNYPLEAVQMMNRIALATERSLSERPPRDADAVPVGKRLHDVTRAVVRGAGSMAHTLRAKLVVAASFSGRTAMALSQQRSFTPTIGVSDNEQTLRKMCLYWGVTPLRGAPAFDTQALIRYMDAWAIENGFAVKGDRIVIVGGSHLTAGPDGSQEMTSGVHDIVIVHEVEGT; encoded by the coding sequence ATGACCACCGAGAACGTCGAGTCGCCGTCATTGGTCGCGGCCGAAGCCACCGCCTCGCTCGCCGAGGCGGTCCGTACCCCGCTCAACACCCCCGTGCCGATGCCCAACCCCGCCGACCTCCGCAGCAATGCCCGCACCAAGATTGTCGCCACAGTCGGCCCCGCGTGCTCCGATCCGGAGATGCTCAAGAAGCTAGCGATCGCGGGCGTCGATGTGTTCCGCCTCAACATGGCGCACGGCGACATCGAACGCCAGCAGCAGAATGTCGATACGATCCGCCAGATCAGCGAAGAGCTGAACCACCCCCTGGCCATCCTGGTGGACCTCGCCGGTCCAAAGTTCCGTCTTGGCGAAGTCGCCGGCGATCCACTCTTCTGCGAGCATGGCCGCGAGTTCTTCTTTGTCGCCGGCGACCAGCCCGGCGCCGAGAACGAGTTCACTTGCAGTTACAAGCCGCTCGTGAAGGAACTGGCGGTCGGCAACCACGTGATGCTTGCCGACGGCACCGTGTGCATGGAGGTCGTCGAGAAAACGCCCGGCCGGGCTCGCGTCCGCGTTATTCAGCAAGGGACCATCCGCAGCCGCCAGGGCATCAACCTCCCCGACGTCAAGCTGAGCGCCCCGGCGATCAGCATGACCGACCACCAGCACGCCGAGTGGGCCGCCAAGGCGGGCGTCGATTTCGTCAGCCTCTCATTCGTCCGCAAGCCGGACGAGGTCCACGCGCTGCGCGACATCCTCCAGTCGAACGGCTCGGAGGCGCTGGTGATCGCCAAGATCGAGAAGCGTGAGGCGCTCGATCGACTCGATCAGATCGTCGCCGCGGCGGACGGCATCATGGTCGCGCGTGGCGACTTGGGCGTCGAGATCGACGTTGCCGAGATGCCCGTTGAGCAGAAGCGGATCATCAACACGTGCCACCGGCACGAGAAGCCGGTGATCATCGCCACGCAGATGCTCGATAGCATGCACGAGAACCTGCGGCCGAAACGTTCCGAAGTGACCGACGTGGCCAACGCGATCCTCGACGGCGGCGACGCCTGCATGCTGTCCGGCGAAACGGCGATCGGCAACTACCCGCTCGAAGCCGTGCAGATGATGAACCGCATCGCGCTGGCGACCGAGCGGAGCCTCTCTGAGCGGCCGCCGCGCGACGCCGACGCCGTACCGGTCGGCAAGCGATTGCACGACGTGACGCGGGCCGTCGTCCGCGGCGCCGGCTCGATGGCTCACACGCTGCGGGCGAAATTGGTCGTCGCGGCAAGCTTCTCCGGCCGTACGGCGATGGCCCTCTCGCAACAGCGTAGCTTCACGCCGACGATCGGCGTCAGCGACAACGAACAGACGCTGCGGAAGATGTGCCTCTACTGGGGCGTGACGCCACTCCGCGGAGCGCCGGCGTTCGACACCCAGGCGCTGATCCGTTACATGGACGCCTGGGCGATCGAGAACGGTTTCGCCGTGAAGGGCGACCGGATCGTGATCGTCGGCGGCTCGCACCTCACCGCCGGCCCCGACGGCTCACAAGAGATGACCAGCGGCGTGCACGACATCGTCATCGTGCACGAAGTGGAGGGGACCTAG
- a CDS encoding PEP-CTERM sorting domain-containing protein has protein sequence MSAITKLSQSMAIVAALTSVADFAGAALLAPGGVVGLAGTTVAVAPELAGTVQDDPLRPFEIRDAGDNLLLSGNFQDRVSRSDDLETLVFSPRLRDTVSTIGAAPIEIIAMTITGYGGYTTDVEFRTDGLGDVGPNLASRSADGEGLRFQYTTSPIVAPAESYFNSILTNATAFAPIGTATIHARIGSTGPVFSTTLQGINVPVPEPTSSVLVLGALGLAAAVRRR, from the coding sequence ATGTCTGCAATCACTAAGCTCTCCCAGTCGATGGCGATTGTCGCCGCTTTGACCTCCGTGGCCGATTTCGCCGGGGCTGCGTTACTTGCGCCGGGCGGCGTTGTTGGCCTGGCTGGCACAACGGTCGCCGTCGCGCCGGAACTGGCGGGTACGGTGCAGGACGACCCGCTCCGTCCGTTTGAAATTCGCGACGCCGGCGACAACCTGCTCCTGTCTGGCAACTTCCAAGACCGTGTCTCTCGCTCAGACGATCTAGAGACGCTTGTCTTCTCTCCGCGGCTACGCGACACCGTTTCAACGATCGGCGCCGCACCGATCGAGATCATCGCGATGACGATTACGGGCTACGGCGGGTATACGACCGATGTCGAGTTCCGCACCGATGGGTTGGGCGATGTCGGGCCGAATCTAGCGAGCCGCAGCGCCGACGGCGAGGGCTTGAGGTTCCAGTACACAACGTCGCCGATCGTGGCCCCGGCCGAATCGTACTTCAACTCGATCCTCACCAACGCGACCGCCTTCGCCCCGATCGGCACGGCGACGATCCACGCCCGCATCGGATCGACGGGCCCGGTGTTCTCAACGACGCTGCAAGGGATCAACGTCCCTGTGCCCGAGCCGACCAGCAGCGTGCTGGTGCTCGGCGCCCTCGGCCTGGCGGCCGCGGTGCGGCGGAGGTGA
- a CDS encoding SDR family NAD(P)-dependent oxidoreductase — protein MPTPSDQPETCRHALVTGASAGLGLAIAHAAARAGMAVTLVARDVGRLEAAYDRLTTLYPGQVAGRHSADLSEAGAPTHVVREAQREAPLDFVCHAAGLSTRGRIVETPRSEFERLMAINFFAAAELATALGEPFAERGGRLVLIGSLATRVAPAYLGAYPASKHPLSALAQQLRMELGPVGLKPLLVMPGPLARKDGGTRYDTQAEGLPEAARRPGGGAKVKAIDPDWLADRIVQAAIAGKSELIVPAKARLLFALSQLSPALGDWLLRRYMRV, from the coding sequence ATGCCGACCCCCAGCGACCAACCAGAAACTTGCCGCCACGCCCTCGTCACCGGCGCCTCGGCGGGGCTGGGGTTGGCGATCGCCCACGCCGCCGCCCGGGCGGGGATGGCGGTAACGCTTGTCGCCCGCGATGTGGGCCGTCTGGAGGCCGCCTACGACCGCCTGACCACGCTGTATCCGGGCCAGGTAGCCGGCAGGCACTCGGCGGACCTCTCCGAGGCGGGCGCCCCCACCCACGTTGTCCGTGAGGCTCAGCGGGAAGCGCCGCTCGACTTCGTCTGCCATGCGGCGGGCCTTTCGACCCGCGGGCGGATCGTCGAGACGCCGCGGAGCGAGTTCGAACGCCTGATGGCGATCAACTTTTTCGCGGCGGCCGAGTTGGCGACGGCGCTCGGCGAGCCCTTCGCTGAGCGGGGTGGCAGGCTGGTGCTGATTGGTTCGTTAGCAACGCGCGTGGCGCCGGCCTATCTCGGGGCGTATCCGGCTAGCAAGCATCCGCTGTCGGCCTTGGCTCAGCAGTTGCGGATGGAACTCGGGCCCGTTGGCTTGAAGCCCCTGTTGGTGATGCCGGGCCCGCTGGCGCGGAAGGACGGCGGCACACGCTACGACACGCAGGCCGAGGGATTGCCGGAGGCGGCGCGGCGGCCGGGTGGGGGCGCCAAGGTCAAGGCGATTGACCCGGATTGGCTCGCGGACCGCATCGTGCAAGCGGCAATTGCTGGTAAGAGCGAGCTGATCGTGCCCGCGAAGGCTCGGTTGTTGTTCGCGCTGTCGCAACTCTCGCCGGCGCTGGGGGATTGGTTGTTGCGGCGCTATATGAGGGTTTAA
- the dapF gene encoding diaminopimelate epimerase, with translation MRFTKMHGCGNDYVVVEALRGGLAERYAAAPIDAASGLAASMCNRHYGVGADGFVLILPETRDDSDAAFEMRMYNPDGSYSAMCGNALRCVAKRLADTGEFDGDAVVVRTADTLVPMRIISRDPAGRAERIEADLGEPIFAPDSIPCRLSAGPEGDLRSAVIEHAGGARTATVLSMGNPHCVLFVDESPSDELVTTVGPQIETHPAFPQRTNVEFVQVLAPNRLRQRTWERGAGETLACGSGACAVAVAAVLTGRTERAATIQLSGGELDLLWRESDNHVVMTGPAVEVFTGEWSM, from the coding sequence ATGCGCTTCACCAAGATGCACGGCTGTGGCAACGACTACGTCGTTGTCGAAGCGCTCCGGGGCGGACTCGCCGAGCGCTACGCCGCCGCGCCGATCGACGCCGCTAGCGGCTTAGCGGCGTCGATGTGCAACCGCCATTATGGCGTCGGCGCGGATGGCTTCGTGCTGATCTTGCCCGAGACCCGCGACGACTCGGACGCGGCGTTCGAGATGCGGATGTACAACCCCGACGGGTCGTACTCCGCCATGTGCGGCAACGCCCTGCGTTGCGTCGCCAAGCGGCTCGCCGACACCGGGGAGTTCGACGGTGACGCGGTCGTTGTCCGCACCGCCGATACCCTCGTGCCGATGCGGATCATTAGCCGCGACCCGGCAGGGAGGGCCGAGCGTATCGAAGCCGATCTCGGTGAACCGATCTTCGCCCCCGACTCGATCCCCTGCCGGCTCTCCGCAGGCCCCGAAGGCGATTTGCGATCCGCGGTCATCGAACACGCCGGCGGCGCGCGAACAGCGACGGTCCTCTCGATGGGTAACCCACATTGCGTGCTGTTCGTCGATGAGTCGCCTTCGGACGAACTCGTCACCACCGTCGGTCCGCAGATCGAGACCCACCCCGCGTTCCCACAGCGGACGAATGTCGAGTTCGTGCAAGTGCTGGCGCCGAACCGCTTACGGCAACGCACCTGGGAACGCGGTGCCGGCGAGACGCTCGCCTGTGGCAGCGGCGCCTGCGCCGTCGCTGTCGCCGCCGTTCTAACGGGCCGCACCGAGCGAGCCGCCACGATCCAGCTATCGGGGGGCGAACTCGACCTCCTCTGGCGCGAATCCGACAATCACGTCGTCATGACGGGACCTGCGGTCGAAGTCTTCACCGGCGAATGGTCGATGTAA